In Nasonia vitripennis strain AsymCx chromosome 2, Nvit_psr_1.1, whole genome shotgun sequence, a genomic segment contains:
- the LOC100120040 gene encoding serine/threonine-protein phosphatase 2B catalytic subunit alpha isoform isoform X2 — MDNFTKEDLPSRCNAPECSDNRVTSATSPQQLFDGASDNNNNNNNNNNNNSRKASSSSSIEEIQNDGENFVSTLTVLLMKSSQEQNNSNRWRRRQSSTCSPVLEDVDLVLEDNDQVINASPETIRHSESCAGHETVNTSLPSEFISKISNLNLNYDEDEVAENEISECTIDISGSSDVIFVESGKTSMEQTVCLSSDEEKSPDVMVLKHRDSVLLAKKELRNIVDDVETSFEKPEGVVPGNDDVDDDCVSDQVETMRNADVSKVLNMSLPLVDWNKGISTEDDETNQSLSEALLNVSIESPEKKQSTKSRVMKDVPCPPTHKLTEAEIFDRHTGLPKHELLRDHFEQEGRIEESAALRILRMAAEIFRKEENLLKVNAPITVCGDVHGQFYDLLHLFEVGGSPCSTSYLFLGDYVDRGYFSIECVLYLWSLKIFFPTSMFFLRGNHECRHLTEYFTFKQECLVKYSKTVYEASMAAFDCLPLAALLNNQFFCVHGGLSPQIMELEDLARINRFQEPPSHGALCDLLWSDPTEDYGKERTPERYKENSVRGCSYSFSYQACCDFIERNNLLGVIRAHEAQDAGYKMYRYTMNGFPSLITLFSAPNYLDVYNNKAAILKYEDNVMNIKQFHCKPHPYWLPNFTNVFSWSMPFVGEKVTQMLLGLLQICSDDELKDDEEAAKDDGALTAARKDVIRKKIKAVGKMARTYTVLREESESVLQLKGLTPSGSLPRGALSEGKSSLRSAIHKHLSFKEAKSMDAVNERMPPRKDSVSSTPKSSFSSPTDNQFVTPRGTSTSLSPESQDWFSGPSTSSSNFKDLSSRKILFASRNSPPTDLPAKVAKPPRKSPPSDKEAGTAVRSKIPVLNRNRSKTECHESEDSKQPSPPLMRRKSAPANGHWPSSRNIDETDEAAVCDNESENREHEENTESHKCLL; from the exons ATGGATAACTTTACGAAAGAAGATTTACCTTCAAGATGTAATGCGCCGGAATGCAG CGACAACCGAGTCACCAGTGCAACATCCCCGCAGCAGCTTTTCGATGGAGCCagcgacaacaacaacaacaacaacaacaacaacaacaacaacagccgcaaagcctcgtcgtcgtcctcgatCGAGGAGATACAGAACGACGGCGAGAACTTCGTCTCGACGCTCACAGTCCTGCTGATGAAGTCCAGCCAGGAACAGAACAATAGCAACCGTTGGCGTCGTCGACAAAGCTCGACCTGCAGCCCCGTCTTAGAGGACGTCGATCTGGTCCTGGAGGACAACGACCAGGTGATCAATGCCTCTCCGGAGACCATTCGACACAGCGAGTCTTGCGCCGGACACGAGACTGTCAACACTTCTCTGCCCAGCGAATTCATCAGCAAGATCAGTAATTTGAACTTGAActacgacgaggacgaggtgGCCGAGAACGAGATTTCCGAGTG CACCATCGACATATCAGGCAGCAGTGACGTCATTTTCGTCGAGTCAGGCAAAACATCGATGGAGCAAACGGTCTGTTTATCGAGCGACGAAGAAAAATCGCCGGACGTGATGGTTCTGAAACACAGGGACTCGGTGCTTCTAGCGAAAAAGGAGCTGAGAAACATCGTCGACGATGTGGAGACTTCGTTCGAGAAGCCGGAAGGGGTAGTCCCCGGgaacgacgacgtcgacgacgactgTGTGAGCGACCAGGTCGAGACCATGAGAAACGCCGACGTTAGCAAAGTTTTGAACATGTCGCTGCCACTGGTCGACTGGAATAAGGGTATCTCGACGGAGGATGACGAGACCAATCAATCGCTTTCCGAAGCGCTGCTCAACGTTTCCATCGAGTCGCCCGAGAAAAAGCAAAGCACCAAGTCACGGGTCATGAAGG ACGTACCGTGTCCACCGACGCACAAGTTAACCGAAGCCGAGATCTTCGACAGGCACACCGGTCTTCCGAAGCACGAGCTCCTCAGAGATCACTTTGAGCAGGAGGGCAGAATCGAGGAGTCGGCTGCTCTTCGAATCCTCCGCATGGCCGCCGAGATATTCCGTAAAGAGGAGAACCTCCTCAAGGTGAACGCTCCGATCACGG TCTGCGGCGACGTTCACGGCCAGTTTTACGATTTACTGCACCTCTTCGAAGTCGGCGGTTCACCTTGCTCGACGTCTTATCTCTTTCTCGGCGACTACGTCGACAGGGGATACTTCAGCATTGAG TGCGTGCTCTACCTCTGGTCTCTGAAAATTTTCTTCCCGACGTCGATGTTTTTTCTCAGGGGTAATCACGAGTGTCGTCATCTCACCGAGTATTTCACGTTCAAGCAAGAGT GTCTGGTCAAATATTCGAAGACGGTCTACGAGGCCTCCATGGCAGCGTTCGATTGTTTGCCGCTGGCGGCATTACTCAACAACCAGTTCTTTTGCGTGCATGGAGGTCTGTCCCCCCAGATTATGGAATTGGAGGATTTGGCCAGA ATTAATCGATTCCAAGAGCCACCGTCTCACGGAGCCCTCTGCGATTTGCTCTGGTCAGACCCAACGGAGGATTATGGAAAGGAGAGAACTCCCGAGCGCTACAAAGAAAACAGCGTTCGAGGCTGCTCCTACTCCTTCag CTATCAGGCTTGCTGCGACTTCATAGAGCGCAACAACTTGTTGGGGGTGATACGGGCGCACGAAGCTCAGGACGCGGGCTACAAAATGTACAGGTACACGATGAACGGTTTCCCATCGCTCATCACACTTTTCAGCGCACCGAACTACCTCGACGTCTATAACAACAAG GCCGCGATTCTCAAGTATGAGGACAACGTGATGAACATCAAGCAATTTCACTGCAAGCCTCATCCGTACTGGTTGCCCAACTTTACGAACGTCTTCAGCTGGTCCATGCCTTTCGTCGGCGAAAAAG TTACGCAAATGCTCCTGGGTCTACTGCAGATTTGCTCGGACGACGAGCTTAAGGACGACGAAGAGGCAGCTAAGGATGATG GGGCCTTAACAGCAGCGCGCAAGGACGTGATCCGCAAAAAGATCAAAGCGGTCGGCAAAATGGCCCGAACTTACACCGTCCTCAG AGAAGAGAGTGAAAGTGTACTGCAGCTGAAGGGCCTTACTCCGAGCGGTTCGCTACCTCGTGGCGCGCTCTCCGAAGGCAAGTCGTCCTTGAGAAGCG CTATACACAAGCACCTCAGCTTCAAGGAAGCCAAGTCTATGGACGCGGTAAACGAGCGCATGCCACCCCGAAAAGACTCGGTTTCTTCAACGCCAAAGTCGTCCTTCTCTTCACCGACGGACAATCAATTCGTTACGCCACGAGGGACGTCCACGTCCTTATCGCCGGAAAGCCAAGACTGGTTTAGCGGACCCTCGACATCATCGTCGAATTTCAAAGACCTGTCTTCGAGGAAGATACTGTTCGCCTCGCGAAACTCGCCACCAACGGATCTTCCGGCGAAGGTTGCAAAACCGCCGAGGAAGTCGCCGCCCAGTGACAAGGAAGCGGGAACGGCTGTCAGGTCGAAGATCCCGGTGTTAAATAGAAACAGGAGCAAAACCGAGTGCCACGAGTCCGAGGATTCTAAACAGCCTAGTCCACCACTGATGA GAAGGAAATCGGCACCGGCGAACGGACACTGGCCTTCGTCGAGGAATATAGACGAGACGGATGAAGCAGCAGTTTGTGATAACGAGTCCGAAAATCGGGAGCATGAAG AAAACACCGAGAGCCATAAGTGTCTATTATAG
- the LOC116416324 gene encoding pupal cuticle protein C1B-like, translating to MFSKIAIIACVLAVANAGAVGYAAPAYTASYAAPAYTTSYAAPTLSATSDNVYRSAGNFHSISTQSKSIATPFSSSNKHFTSVTNPGVYAQTAYAAPVATYAAAAPIAHASYAAPVAHASYAAPIAHAAPVAAHGSSLLGVAYSPAVAVSHMTYSSPVGINYSW from the exons ATGTTCTCCAAG ATCGCAATCATCGCCTGCGTCCTCGCCGTCGCCAACGCCGGAGCCGTCGGCTACGCCGCCCCGGCTTACACCGCCAGCTACGCCGCTCCGGCCTACACCACCAGCTACGCCGCCCCGACCCTGAGCGCAACCTCGGACAACGTGTACCGCAGCGCCGGCAACTTCCACTCGATCTCGACCCAGTCCAAGAGCATCGCCACCCCCTTCTCCTCGAGCAACAAGCACTTCACCAGCGTCACCAACCCCGGAGTCTACGCTCAGACCGCCTATGCCGCCCCCGTGGCCAcctacgccgccgccgctcccATCGCTCATGCCAGCTACGCTGCCCCCGTGGCCCACGCTAGCTACGCCGCCCCCATCGCCCACGCTGCCCCCGTTGCCGCTCACGGCAGCAGCCTCCTCGGAGTCGCCTACTCCCCGGCCGTCGCCGTCTCGCACATGACCTACAGCAGCCCCGTCGGCATCAACTACTCCTGGTAA
- the LOC100120194 gene encoding pupal cuticle protein C1B → MFSKIAIIACVLAVANAGAIGYSAPAAYAAPAIGYAAPAVASYAAPAYATSYAAPAYTSNYAASSLAATSENVYRSAGNLNTIASHSKTVATPFSSSSKHFTSVTNPGVYTQTAIAAPVATYAAAAPIAHASYAAPVAHASYAAPVAHASYAAPVAHASYAAPIAHAAPVAAHGSSLLGVAYSPAVAVSHMTYSSPVGINYSW, encoded by the exons ATGTTCTCCAAG ATCGCAATCATCGCCTGCGTTCTCGCAGTAGCCAACGCTGGTGCCATCGGCTACTCTGCGCCAGCAGCGTATGCAGCTCCAGCCATCGGCTACGCTGCGCCAGCTGTTGCCAGCTATGCTGCCCCGGCCTACGCCACCAGCTACGCTGCCCCAGCTTACACCAGCAACTACGCTGCCTCCAGCTTGGCCGCCACCTCCGAGAACGTGTACCGCAGCGCCGGCAACCTCAACACCATCGCCAGCCACTCCAAGACGGTAGCCACTCCGttctccagcagcagcaagcaCTTCACCAGCGTCACCAACCCCGGAGTCTACACTCAGACCGCCATCGCCGCCCCTGTAGCCAcctacgctgctgctgcccccATCGCTCACGCCAGCTATGCTGCCCCCGTGGCTCACGCTAGCTACGCTGCCCCCGTCGCTCATGCCAGCTACGCTGCCCCCGTGGCTCACGCTAGCTACGCTGCCCCCATCGCCCACGCCGCCCCCGTTGCCGCTCACGGAAGCAGCCTTCTTGGTGTTGCTTACTCCCCAGCCGTCGCCGTCTCCCACATGACCTACAGCAGCCCCGTCGGCATCAACTACTCCTGGTAA
- the LOC100120040 gene encoding serine/threonine-protein phosphatase 2B catalytic subunit 1 isoform X1, with the protein MDNFTKEDLPSRCNAPECSDNRVTSATSPQQLFDGASDNNNNNNNNNNNNSRKASSSSSIEEIQNDGENFVSTLTVLLMKSSQEQNNSNRWRRRQSSTCSPVLEDVDLVLEDNDQVINASPETIRHSESCAGHETVNTSLPSEFISKISNLNLNYDEDEVAENEISECTIDISGSSDVIFVESGKTSMEQTVCLSSDEEKSPDVMVLKHRDSVLLAKKELRNIVDDVETSFEKPEGVVPGNDDVDDDCVSDQVETMRNADVSKVLNMSLPLVDWNKGISTEDDETNQSLSEALLNVSIESPEKKQSTKSRVMKDVPCPPTHKLTEAEIFDRHTGLPKHELLRDHFEQEGRIEESAALRILRMAAEIFRKEENLLKVNAPITVCGDVHGQFYDLLHLFEVGGSPCSTSYLFLGDYVDRGYFSIECVLYLWSLKIFFPTSMFFLRGNHECRHLTEYFTFKQECLVKYSKTVYEASMAAFDCLPLAALLNNQFFCVHGGLSPQIMELEDLARINRFQEPPSHGALCDLLWSDPTEDYGKERTPERYKENSVRGCSYSFSYQACCDFIERNNLLGVIRAHEAQDAGYKMYRYTMNGFPSLITLFSAPNYLDVYNNKAAILKYEDNVMNIKQFHCKPHPYWLPNFTNVFSWSMPFVGEKVTQMLLGLLQICSDDELKDDEEAAKDDGALTAARKDVIRKKIKAVGKMARTYTVLREESESVLQLKGLTPSGSLPRGALSEGKSSLRSAIHKHLSFKEAKSMDAVNERMPPRKDSVSSTPKSSFSSPTDNQFVTPRGTSTSLSPESQDWFSGPSTSSSNFKDLSSRKILFASRNSPPTDLPAKVAKPPRKSPPSDKEAGTAVRSKIPVLNRNRSKTECHESEDSKQPSPPLMRRKSAPANGHWPSSRNIDETDEAAVCDNESENREHEDEPSTPVIAPMTLVQACSVVLQRYVPSTNRSKPSKSPRSLIKACSVILNRCSPGEDKKSLPKTPKSVVKACSVIVERCQSPFKKNRVSPLRRQASMDLSTITPDIKADASRRRSTHI; encoded by the exons ATGGATAACTTTACGAAAGAAGATTTACCTTCAAGATGTAATGCGCCGGAATGCAG CGACAACCGAGTCACCAGTGCAACATCCCCGCAGCAGCTTTTCGATGGAGCCagcgacaacaacaacaacaacaacaacaacaacaacaacaacagccgcaaagcctcgtcgtcgtcctcgatCGAGGAGATACAGAACGACGGCGAGAACTTCGTCTCGACGCTCACAGTCCTGCTGATGAAGTCCAGCCAGGAACAGAACAATAGCAACCGTTGGCGTCGTCGACAAAGCTCGACCTGCAGCCCCGTCTTAGAGGACGTCGATCTGGTCCTGGAGGACAACGACCAGGTGATCAATGCCTCTCCGGAGACCATTCGACACAGCGAGTCTTGCGCCGGACACGAGACTGTCAACACTTCTCTGCCCAGCGAATTCATCAGCAAGATCAGTAATTTGAACTTGAActacgacgaggacgaggtgGCCGAGAACGAGATTTCCGAGTG CACCATCGACATATCAGGCAGCAGTGACGTCATTTTCGTCGAGTCAGGCAAAACATCGATGGAGCAAACGGTCTGTTTATCGAGCGACGAAGAAAAATCGCCGGACGTGATGGTTCTGAAACACAGGGACTCGGTGCTTCTAGCGAAAAAGGAGCTGAGAAACATCGTCGACGATGTGGAGACTTCGTTCGAGAAGCCGGAAGGGGTAGTCCCCGGgaacgacgacgtcgacgacgactgTGTGAGCGACCAGGTCGAGACCATGAGAAACGCCGACGTTAGCAAAGTTTTGAACATGTCGCTGCCACTGGTCGACTGGAATAAGGGTATCTCGACGGAGGATGACGAGACCAATCAATCGCTTTCCGAAGCGCTGCTCAACGTTTCCATCGAGTCGCCCGAGAAAAAGCAAAGCACCAAGTCACGGGTCATGAAGG ACGTACCGTGTCCACCGACGCACAAGTTAACCGAAGCCGAGATCTTCGACAGGCACACCGGTCTTCCGAAGCACGAGCTCCTCAGAGATCACTTTGAGCAGGAGGGCAGAATCGAGGAGTCGGCTGCTCTTCGAATCCTCCGCATGGCCGCCGAGATATTCCGTAAAGAGGAGAACCTCCTCAAGGTGAACGCTCCGATCACGG TCTGCGGCGACGTTCACGGCCAGTTTTACGATTTACTGCACCTCTTCGAAGTCGGCGGTTCACCTTGCTCGACGTCTTATCTCTTTCTCGGCGACTACGTCGACAGGGGATACTTCAGCATTGAG TGCGTGCTCTACCTCTGGTCTCTGAAAATTTTCTTCCCGACGTCGATGTTTTTTCTCAGGGGTAATCACGAGTGTCGTCATCTCACCGAGTATTTCACGTTCAAGCAAGAGT GTCTGGTCAAATATTCGAAGACGGTCTACGAGGCCTCCATGGCAGCGTTCGATTGTTTGCCGCTGGCGGCATTACTCAACAACCAGTTCTTTTGCGTGCATGGAGGTCTGTCCCCCCAGATTATGGAATTGGAGGATTTGGCCAGA ATTAATCGATTCCAAGAGCCACCGTCTCACGGAGCCCTCTGCGATTTGCTCTGGTCAGACCCAACGGAGGATTATGGAAAGGAGAGAACTCCCGAGCGCTACAAAGAAAACAGCGTTCGAGGCTGCTCCTACTCCTTCag CTATCAGGCTTGCTGCGACTTCATAGAGCGCAACAACTTGTTGGGGGTGATACGGGCGCACGAAGCTCAGGACGCGGGCTACAAAATGTACAGGTACACGATGAACGGTTTCCCATCGCTCATCACACTTTTCAGCGCACCGAACTACCTCGACGTCTATAACAACAAG GCCGCGATTCTCAAGTATGAGGACAACGTGATGAACATCAAGCAATTTCACTGCAAGCCTCATCCGTACTGGTTGCCCAACTTTACGAACGTCTTCAGCTGGTCCATGCCTTTCGTCGGCGAAAAAG TTACGCAAATGCTCCTGGGTCTACTGCAGATTTGCTCGGACGACGAGCTTAAGGACGACGAAGAGGCAGCTAAGGATGATG GGGCCTTAACAGCAGCGCGCAAGGACGTGATCCGCAAAAAGATCAAAGCGGTCGGCAAAATGGCCCGAACTTACACCGTCCTCAG AGAAGAGAGTGAAAGTGTACTGCAGCTGAAGGGCCTTACTCCGAGCGGTTCGCTACCTCGTGGCGCGCTCTCCGAAGGCAAGTCGTCCTTGAGAAGCG CTATACACAAGCACCTCAGCTTCAAGGAAGCCAAGTCTATGGACGCGGTAAACGAGCGCATGCCACCCCGAAAAGACTCGGTTTCTTCAACGCCAAAGTCGTCCTTCTCTTCACCGACGGACAATCAATTCGTTACGCCACGAGGGACGTCCACGTCCTTATCGCCGGAAAGCCAAGACTGGTTTAGCGGACCCTCGACATCATCGTCGAATTTCAAAGACCTGTCTTCGAGGAAGATACTGTTCGCCTCGCGAAACTCGCCACCAACGGATCTTCCGGCGAAGGTTGCAAAACCGCCGAGGAAGTCGCCGCCCAGTGACAAGGAAGCGGGAACGGCTGTCAGGTCGAAGATCCCGGTGTTAAATAGAAACAGGAGCAAAACCGAGTGCCACGAGTCCGAGGATTCTAAACAGCCTAGTCCACCACTGATGA GAAGGAAATCGGCACCGGCGAACGGACACTGGCCTTCGTCGAGGAATATAGACGAGACGGATGAAGCAGCAGTTTGTGATAACGAGTCCGAAAATCGGGAGCATGAAG ATGAGCCATCGACTCCGGTGATCGCGCCCATGACATTAGTGCAGGCGTGTAGCGTCGTGTTGCAACGTTATGTACCGTCTACGAATCGATCGAAACCATCGAAATCACCCAGATCATTGATAAAAGCTTGCAGTGTTATTCTCAATCGTTGTTCACCGGGTGAAGATAAAAAGTCTTTGCCAAAGACGCCTAAATCAGTGGTGAAAGCTTGTAGCGTTATCGTAGAAAGGTGTCAGTCGCCGTTTAAAAAGAATCGCGTCAGTCCTCTTCGAAGGCAAGCCTCTATGGATTTATCAACGATAACGCCTGATATAAAGGCGGATGCTTCAAGGCGTCGATCGACACATATTTGA
- the LOC100120110 gene encoding cuticle protein-like — MFSKIAIIACVLAVANAGAVGYAAPAYTASYAAPAYTTSYAAPTLSATSDNVYRSAGNFHSISTQSKSIATPFSSSNKHFTSVTNPGVYAQTAYAAPVATYAAAAPIAHASYAAPVAHASYAAPIAHAAPVAAHGSSLLGVAYSPAVAVSHMTYSSPVGINYSCILLIAIIACVLAVANAGAIGVPAAYAAPAIGYAAPAYTASYAAPAYTTSYAAPTLSATSDNVYRSAGNFHSISTQSKSIATPFSSSNKHFTSVTNPGVYAQTAYAAPVATYAAAAPIAHASYAAPVAHASYAAPIAHAAPVAAHGSSLLGVAYSPAVAVSHMTYSSPVGINYSW, encoded by the exons ATGTTCTCCAAG ATCGCAATCATCGCCTGCGTCCTCGCCGTCGCCAACGCCGGAGCCGTCGGCTACGCCGCCCCGGCTTACACCGCCAGCTATGCCGCTCCGGCCTACACCACCAGCTACGCCGCCCCGACCCTGAGCGCAACCTCCGACAACGTGTACCGCAGCGCCGGCAACTTCCACTCGATCTCGACCCAGTCCAAGAGCATCGCCACCCCCTTCTCCTCGAGCAACAAGCACTTCACCAGCGTCACCAACCCCGGAGTCTACGCTCAGACCGCCTATGCCGCCCCCGTGGCCAcctacgccgccgccgctcccATCGCTCATGCCAGCTACGCTGCCCCCGTGGCCCACGCTAGCTACGCCGCCCCCATCGCCCACGCTGCCCCCGTTGCCGCTCACGGCAGCAGCCTCCTCGGAGTCGCCTACTCCCCGGCCGTCGCCGTCTCGCACATGACCTACAGCAGCCCCGTCGGCATCAACTACTCCTG tattttgctt ATCGCAATCATCGCTTGTGTCCTCGCTGTCGCTAACGCCGGAGCTATCGGCGTCCCAGCCGCCTATGCGGCTCCAGCCATCGGCTACGCCGCCCCGGCTTACACCGCCAGCTACGCTGCCCCGGCCTACACCACCAGCTACGCCGCCCCGACCCTGAGCGCAACCTCCGACAACGTGTACCGCAGCGCCGGCAACTTCCACTCGATCTCGACCCAGTCCAAGAGCATCGCCACCCCCTTCTCCTCGAGCAACAAGCACTTCACCAGCGTCACCAACCCCGGAGTCTACGCTCAGACCGCCTATGCCGCCCCCGTGGCCAcctacgccgccgccgctcccATCGCTCATGCCAGCTACGCTGCCCCCGTGGCCCACGCTAGCTACGCCGCCCCCATCGCCCACGCTGCCCCCGTTGCCGCTCACGGCAGCAGCCTCCTCGGAGTCGCCTACTCCCCGGCCGTCGCCGTCTCGCACATGACCTACAGCAGCCCCGTCGGCATCAACTACTCCTGGTAA
- the LOC100120167 gene encoding pupal cuticle protein C1B, translating into RRKHNIKLVHFQIAVLACVLAAANAGDLGAVAYESYGEPSYAAGYAASTLAATSENVYRSAGNLNTISTQSRTIATPYSTSNKHFTSVTNPGVYAHAAPVATYAAAAPVATYAAPVTSYAAAAPIAHAAPVATYAAAAPIAHATYAAAPIASHTTYSAAPLTSASAIDTGYVDPAPIATGYTAHAAPIASGYVAHAAPAAGAYAAGHGYSAGIGYAAGHGYAARSAHPSSLLGVAYSPAVAVSHMTYSSPVGVNYSW; encoded by the coding sequence AGGCGTAAACATAACATCAAACTCGTTCACTTCCAGATCGCAGTCCTCGCTTGCGTGCTCGCCGCAGCCAACGCCGGAGACCTCGGAGCAGTGGCCTACGAGTCTTACGGCGAACCTTCTTACGCAGCCGGTTACGCAGCCTCGACCTTGGCCGCGACCTCTGAGAACGTGTACCGCAGCGCCGGCAACCTCAACACCATCTCGACTCAGTCCAGAACCATCGCAACTCCCTACTCCACCAGCAACAAGCACTTCACCAGCGTCACCAACCCCGGAGTCTACGCTCATGCTGCCCCAGTGGCCACCTACGCAGCCGCTGCCCCAGTTGCAACTTACGCTGCACCAGTGACCAGCTACGCCGCAGCTGCCCCTATTGCTCATGCCGCTCCGGTAGCTACTTACGCCGCCGCTGCCCCTATCGCCCACGCCACCTACGCAGCTGCGCCCATTGCTAGTCACACGACCTACTCGGCTGCTCCCCTCACCTCTGCCAGCGCCATTGACACCGGTTACGTTGATCCAGCTCCCATCGCCACCGGATACACCGCTCATGCAGCCCCCATCGCCTCCGGATACGTCGCCCACGCTGCCCCCGCTGCTGGAGCGTACGCAGCTGGTCACGGCTACTCAGCTGGAATCGGTTACGCCGCTGGTCACGGATACGCTGCCCGATCTGCTCACCCATCCAGCCTTCTTGGAGTCGCTTACTCCCCAGCCGTTGCTGTGTCGCACATGACCTACAGCAGCCCCGTTGGCGTCAATTACTCCTGGTAA